From Virgibacillus ihumii, the proteins below share one genomic window:
- a CDS encoding RNA-binding S4 domain-containing protein: MRLDKFLKISRLIKRRTLAKEVADQGRITINGNKAKASSTVEVGDELIIKFGQKVVTLEIKALKEAVKKDEADMLYHVVNEEKVTK; encoded by the coding sequence TTGCGACTGGATAAATTTTTAAAGATATCAAGGCTGATTAAGCGCCGCACATTGGCAAAAGAAGTGGCTGATCAGGGGCGTATTACCATCAATGGAAACAAGGCAAAGGCTTCATCAACTGTAGAGGTTGGTGATGAGCTGATCATTAAGTTTGGCCAAAAGGTAGTGACCCTTGAGATTAAAGCACTGAAAGAGGCAGTAAAAAAGGATGAGGCTGACATGCTTTATCACGTTGTAAACGAAGAGAAAGTTACCAAATAA
- the mazG gene encoding nucleoside triphosphate pyrophosphohydrolase, which translates to MSQRIEIIGLGAGDLDQLPLGIYKKLIHTDLPVFTRTADHPLVKGLEEEGVVFTALDYIYESAGQFDEVYRTICETLLAKASDSPIIYAVPGHPMLAEKTVQLLLEQQEVPVEIIGGQSYLDDLFTALQIDPIEGFQFVDGTGFVRNQLNYRNHLIFCQVYDRFIASEVKLALLEDLPADYYVSIVEAAGTSREKIVSIPLEELDRSINANNLTSVYVPPVPANMLHHTLDQLREVIAALRSPEGCPWDKKQTHESLRVYAIEEVYELIEAIDLEDDEGIIEELGDVLLQVMLHSQIGEDDGYFTVDDVIRSITDKMIHRHPHVFGEVTMESADEVVQSWDALKQQEKSGTRNSLLDGIPNGLPALAKAAKLQKKAGKAGFEWDDAADIWEKLREELDEVHAAVDNEDETNITEELGDVLFVLANISRYYKVNPELALNQANRKFRSRFTYIEEQLNEQEKNIYQTSLEEMDYYWNQAKRKE; encoded by the coding sequence ATGAGCCAAAGAATAGAAATTATCGGGTTGGGTGCTGGTGACCTTGATCAGCTGCCGCTCGGAATCTATAAAAAATTAATCCATACGGATTTACCGGTGTTTACTCGGACAGCCGATCATCCGTTGGTAAAAGGATTGGAAGAAGAAGGCGTCGTTTTTACTGCGCTTGACTATATCTATGAGTCTGCCGGGCAGTTTGATGAGGTGTACCGTACAATTTGTGAAACGCTGCTGGCCAAAGCTTCTGATTCACCAATTATTTATGCTGTTCCGGGTCATCCGATGCTAGCGGAGAAAACAGTTCAATTGCTGCTGGAACAACAGGAGGTACCAGTCGAAATTATCGGGGGTCAAAGCTATTTGGATGATTTATTTACCGCACTGCAAATTGATCCGATCGAAGGCTTTCAGTTTGTTGACGGCACCGGGTTTGTCCGAAATCAGCTGAATTATCGCAATCACCTTATTTTTTGTCAGGTTTATGACCGGTTTATTGCATCTGAGGTAAAATTAGCCCTCCTGGAAGATTTGCCGGCAGACTATTACGTATCCATTGTCGAAGCGGCCGGTACAAGCAGGGAAAAAATCGTGAGCATTCCATTGGAGGAGCTTGACCGGTCAATAAATGCAAATAATTTAACTTCGGTTTATGTTCCACCGGTCCCGGCAAACATGCTCCATCATACCCTTGACCAACTGCGGGAGGTTATTGCCGCGTTACGCAGTCCGGAAGGCTGTCCATGGGATAAAAAACAGACCCATGAAAGCCTTCGTGTCTATGCGATTGAAGAAGTGTATGAATTAATTGAAGCGATTGATCTGGAAGATGACGAAGGAATTATAGAAGAACTCGGTGATGTTTTGCTCCAGGTCATGCTGCACAGTCAAATTGGTGAGGATGACGGATACTTTACGGTTGATGATGTTATTCGCTCTATTACGGATAAAATGATTCATCGGCACCCACACGTGTTTGGGGAAGTAACAATGGAATCAGCAGATGAAGTTGTACAGTCATGGGATGCCTTAAAGCAACAGGAAAAAAGCGGTACCCGTAATTCGCTGCTTGATGGTATTCCGAATGGACTGCCCGCTTTGGCGAAAGCAGCCAAGCTTCAGAAAAAAGCAGGAAAAGCCGGATTTGAATGGGATGACGCAGCCGATATTTGGGAGAAACTGCGTGAAGAGCTGGATGAGGTGCATGCTGCTGTTGACAACGAAGATGAAACGAATATCACTGAGGAGCTTGGCGATGTATTATTTGTGCTGGCCAACATATCCAGGTATTATAAAGTCAATCCGGAACTTGCCCTGAATCAGGCAAACAGGAAATTCAGATCCCGTTTTACGTATATTGAAGAGCAGCTTAACGAACAGGAAAAAAATATATACCAAACCTCTCTGGAAGAAATGGACTATTATTGGAATCAAGCAAAAAGAAAAGAGTGA
- a CDS encoding putative polysaccharide biosynthesis protein encodes MKKRSQTGAADKSAEPADKSRMLPIKMPRPPKKSPPYDKMNYAIMDKKFTGKALVMNGSDTNKLVKGALLLTLAGVISKLLSAGYRIPLQNLTGDVGFYIYQQVYPILGIALVLSLYGFPSAVSAMAAAYGTRGSDTVKQFYIPVFLLLFSGCLAVFVLLFFNADLLANLAGDKRLEQVYRIASFAFLLVPFSALLRGIFQGNQQMKPTAHSQVGEQFVRVFVIIAAAVYIYIQEGNMYVIGQAAAVAAMLGSVTAVVILLLFIKKYKPAPGHFVDIPWRYYTKTLFILGTAAALNHMVLILIQLADAFTLVPGLMDSGLSQLEAMKAKGVFDRGQPLIQLGTVLGSSFALALIPAISREKLTAAPGAFYTYVQHAITVSFYLAVGATLGLIAVFPETNSLLFQNDKGTDSLRVLSLSVILSSIAITAASILQGLGYIKRTAGFILIAFIIKCSANTLLVPLFGITGGAVATVLSLSVLTLLLLGTVKRMLPGLHVEKQINWTALIVAAFGMLAYLSVIDFLTPDIASRGGLLLYVLFIVITGALLYIFLLLRFRAFTEKELSMLPFAGFWIRLHKEREIK; translated from the coding sequence GTGAAAAAACGCAGTCAGACCGGGGCCGCCGATAAAAGTGCTGAACCCGCTGATAAAAGTCGGATGCTGCCGATAAAAATGCCGCGCCCACCGAAGAAAAGCCCGCCGTATGATAAAATGAATTATGCTATAATGGACAAAAAGTTTACGGGAAAGGCGTTAGTCATGAATGGGAGCGATACCAATAAATTAGTAAAAGGTGCATTACTGCTGACGCTTGCCGGGGTAATCAGCAAGCTGTTAAGTGCCGGTTACCGGATCCCCTTGCAAAATTTAACAGGTGATGTCGGCTTTTATATTTATCAGCAGGTTTATCCGATTCTTGGTATAGCGCTGGTACTGTCACTGTATGGGTTTCCGTCGGCAGTTTCAGCAATGGCCGCAGCATATGGAACACGCGGCAGTGATACAGTTAAACAATTTTATATCCCTGTTTTCCTGCTGCTGTTTTCCGGATGTCTGGCCGTGTTCGTACTTCTGTTTTTTAATGCGGATTTGTTGGCGAATCTTGCAGGCGATAAAAGGCTTGAGCAGGTGTATAGAATTGCTTCGTTCGCTTTTTTACTGGTTCCGTTTTCTGCATTGCTCCGCGGAATTTTCCAGGGCAATCAGCAAATGAAACCGACAGCTCATTCGCAGGTTGGGGAGCAGTTTGTTCGGGTGTTTGTGATTATTGCTGCAGCGGTATACATCTATATACAAGAGGGAAATATGTATGTCATCGGACAGGCTGCTGCAGTTGCGGCGATGCTGGGTTCGGTTACGGCAGTTGTCATTTTGCTGTTGTTTATAAAAAAATATAAACCCGCGCCGGGGCATTTTGTTGATATTCCATGGCGTTATTATACAAAAACCCTGTTTATTCTTGGGACTGCCGCAGCTTTGAATCATATGGTTCTGATTCTTATTCAGCTTGCAGATGCGTTCACACTGGTGCCGGGGTTGATGGATAGCGGACTCAGCCAACTGGAGGCAATGAAAGCCAAGGGTGTATTTGACCGCGGGCAGCCGCTGATCCAGCTTGGCACGGTGCTGGGGTCTTCATTTGCGCTGGCTTTGATACCGGCAATTTCGAGGGAAAAGCTGACGGCAGCACCGGGAGCGTTTTATACATATGTACAACATGCGATTACAGTAAGTTTTTATTTGGCAGTCGGTGCTACGCTTGGGCTGATTGCGGTTTTCCCGGAAACGAACTCATTGCTTTTTCAAAATGATAAAGGAACGGACAGTTTGCGGGTGCTGTCCCTTTCCGTCATCCTTAGTTCGATTGCGATTACAGCGGCATCGATTCTGCAGGGGCTTGGATATATTAAACGGACGGCGGGATTTATTCTGATCGCTTTCATCATTAAATGTTCAGCCAATACGCTGCTTGTGCCGTTATTTGGTATTACCGGAGGAGCTGTTGCTACCGTGCTAAGTCTGTCAGTATTGACGCTGCTTCTTTTAGGGACAGTTAAACGGATGCTCCCCGGACTGCATGTTGAAAAACAGATTAATTGGACCGCATTAATTGTCGCAGCTTTCGGGATGCTTGCCTATCTGTCAGTCATAGACTTTCTTACCCCTGATATTGCATCACGCGGCGGTTTGCTTTTATATGTATTATTTATCGTTATCACTGGAGCTTTATTATATATTTTCTTGCTGTTAAGATTTCGGGCATTTACTGAAAAAGAACTGTCTATGCTGCCATTTGCAGGTTTCTGGATTCGATTGCATAAAGAGAGGGAGATAAAATGA
- the spoVT gene encoding stage V sporulation protein T, with protein sequence MKATGIVRRIDDLGRVVIPKEIRRTLRIREGDPLEIFVDREGEVILKKYSPINELGNFAKEYAEALFDSLQFPVLICDRDEIIAVAGESKKDYLSKSIGQQPEKTMQDRLPVFETDKATMELIQSKEDELDSYCISPIIANGDAIGCVMIFSKDGKKLSNVEQKAVETASGFLAKQME encoded by the coding sequence ATGAAGGCAACAGGAATTGTGCGTCGAATTGATGATTTGGGAAGGGTAGTAATTCCAAAAGAAATCAGACGAACCTTACGAATCCGCGAAGGTGATCCTTTGGAAATATTCGTTGACCGGGAAGGGGAAGTCATTTTAAAAAAATATTCGCCAATCAATGAACTCGGCAATTTCGCGAAGGAATATGCTGAGGCGTTGTTTGACTCCCTCCAGTTCCCGGTCCTTATTTGCGACAGGGATGAAATTATCGCTGTAGCAGGCGAATCAAAAAAAGATTACTTAAGTAAAAGTATTGGACAACAGCCTGAGAAAACGATGCAGGACAGGCTCCCGGTCTTTGAAACAGACAAGGCAACCATGGAATTGATTCAAAGCAAGGAAGACGAACTTGATTCGTATTGTATTAGTCCAATAATTGCAAATGGTGACGCAATAGGTTGTGTCATGATATTTTCAAAAGACGGGAAAAAGCTCAGTAATGTCGAGCAAAAAGCTGTTGAAACAGCATCAGGCTTTTTAGCCAAACAAATGGAATAG